TATCGCGGTGCGCGTACACGGTGCTGCCGCCGAACAGGTCCGCCAAGGGCGCGCAGGTGGCTGCGCCCGGGTCGATGTAGGCGTTGGGGCCCATGCGCATGCGCAGGAAGCTGCGCGAGGGATCCTGCGGGCCGGTCGGGTTGTCGTTGACGCTGTCGATGCGGCTGCGATCGAAGGCGTAGATCGCCTTCTGGTTGGTGTACTCCAGCCCGTAGCTGATATCGAGGTTGCCGAAGCTCTGACCGCTGCTGGCGCTGAAGCGCTGGCTGGAGCCGCCGCCCTGGCTGTAGCCGCCGACGCGGTAACGCAGGTGGGTACCTTCCACGCGGTCCTTCAGCACGATGTTGACCACGCCGGCAATGGCCGAGGAGCCATACACCGACGACTGGCCACCGGTCAGCACGTCGATGCGCTCGACCATGCCCAGCGGGATGTTGGCGATGTCGGCGATGCTGGTGTTGCCGTTGTAGGCCAGCGGATAGCTGTTGATCGGCCGCCCGTTGATGAGGGTGAGGGTGTAGCTGGGGTCCAGGCCGAACAGGCTGATGGTCTTGGCGCCCGGAGTGTAGAACCCGGTGCCCTGCGAATCCTGCACGGAACCATTGGACACCGGCAGCGAGCGCAGCGCGTCGAACACGGTGGTGAAGCCCTGCGCCTGGATCTGCTCGGCGGTGATGGTGGTGACCGGCGAGGGCCCCTCCACCTGCGCGCGCGGGATGAGCGAACCGGTGACCGTGACCGCGTCCAGATCGCGGGTGCGTGGCGGATCAGCGCCCTCGCCCGGCGGGGTGGACTGGGCCTGCGCGGCAAGCGGCGACAACAGCAACGACGACATCAACAACGACAACAACCGAGGTTTCATCAAGCTCTCTCCAGAGACGGATGACGGTCCTGCCGGTGGGGGGGCGGACGGGAGGGTCGTGGATGGACGGCAGTGGCGGGCAACAACGGGGTGGCGATGGGGCCAGCCCGGATCAGGACATGCGGGACATTCCGGTGCGGGGGATGCGCTGGCACTTTTAAATCGATCCAAGCCACCCTGTCAATAATTTGAAATGAAACGGTTTTGCCCGATTTGGATCGAACTAATTGCACTTGTCAGGGGGCAATGGGCTGAGGCAGGATCGGGACGATTCCGACCCTGACCCGATCGCATGGCCCGCCCCCCACCGGACCGGCATCGCCCCTTTCCACTGCCCCCCCGGGCGGCGGGCGCGATGCTGTCCGAGGTGCGTGCCGATGCGGGTTCTGCCTGCCGCCTGCCTTACCCCGGGAGACCTTGCATGACCCTGTCCGATCCGCGCCGCGCCCTGCTTCCGCTTGCCCTCGCCCTGGCCTGCGCCACACCTGCCCTGCCGGCCATGGCACAGGGCCTGCAGACCTCGTTTGAAGCGGGCGAACCGGCACCGGCCACGGCCAGCGGCGCCCTGCAGCTGCAGATCGGCAAGGGTCCGGCCGCGCCGTACGCGGCCAAGCGCAACGTCGGCTACAGCGGCCTGCGCGCCCTGCACTACCAGACCGACGGTGGCAGCGCGCGGCGCGAACTGTTCCGTACCGATCTGGCCATCGAGGCCGATACCACCCTGTCCTGGCTGGTGCTGCCGGAAATCGTCGGCAAGGACACCGTGGCCTCCACCTACGTCTCGCTGGACCTGCGCCTGGACGATGGCAGCCGCGTTTCGGCCAGCAGCGCACGTGACCAGCACGGCATCGCGCTGGGGGCACAGGCACAGGGCGACTCGAAGACGCTGTACCCGCAGCAGTGGGCACGCAAGGCCGTGCGCCTGGGCGACGTGCCGGCGCTGCGTGGCCGCCGCGTGGTGGCCATCGAACTGGAAGTGGCCAGCGCCGACGGCGCGCCGGTATCGGGCTGGATCGATGATGTGCAGCTGGATGCGCAGCCGCGCAACGTGCCACAGCGGGTCTCGGACTGGGTGCTGACTACCCGCGGCACCCAGGCCAACGGCACGTTCTCGCGCGGCAACAATTTCCCGGCCACGGCGGTGCCGCACGGGTTCAACTTCTGGACCCCGGTGACCGATGCCGGCGCGCTGAACTGGCTGTACCGCTGGAACGAGCAGAACGACGCGCAGAACCGCCCGCAGCTGCAGGCGCTGGCATTGAGCCATCAGCCCAGCCCGTGGATGGGCGACCGCCAGACGTTCCAGGTGATGCCCTCGGCCAGCCGCGGCGTGCCGGAGGCCGACCGTGGCAAGCGCGCGTTGTCGTTCGACCGTACCCACGAACGCGCGCGCCCGTACCGTTACGACGTGCGTTTCGACAACGGCATCGCGGCCTCCCTCGCGCCGACCGACCACGCCGCACTGTTCCACTTCGCTTTCCCCGAAGGCGGTGATGCCAACCTGCTGTTCGACAATGTCGACGCACGCGGCGGCCTGACTCTGGATGCGGCCACGCAGACCCTGAGCGGTTACACCGACACCCGCAGCGGCCTGTCCAACGGCGCCACCCGCATGTTCGTGGTGGCCCGCTTCGACAAGCCGTGGCGCAGCAGCGGCCGCATCGACACGGGGCGCCCCACCGGCTACATCAAGTTCGATGCCGGCAGCGACCGCCAGGTGACCATGCGCATCGCCACCTCGCTGATCTCGATCGAACAGGCACGCCACAACCTGGACCTGGAAATCGCCGCCGCCGACACCCTGGACAGCGTGGCCGGCCGTGCGCAGGACGCCTGGGATGCCCGCCTGGCCCGCTTCGACATCGGCAATGCCAGCGACGACGCGAAGACCACCCTCTATTCCAGCCTCTACCGCCTGTACCTGTACCCCAACTCCGGCCATGAGAATGCCGGCACTGCCGCCGCGCCCGACTGGCGCTATGCCAGCCAGGCCAGTGCCGAGGACAACAACACCGACGGCAGCGCCACCCGCAGCTTCGCGCCCGTGCGCGATGGCCAGGTGTACGTCAACAATGGTTTCTGGGACACCTTCCGCACCACGTGGCCGGCCTACGCGCTGTTCACCCCGGACGATGCCGGCAAGCTGGTGCAGGGCTTCATCGAGCAGTACCGCGCCGGTGGCTGGATCGCCCGCTGGTCCTCGCCGGGCTATGCGGATCTGATGGTCGGCACCAGTTCGGACGTGGCCTTCGCCGACGCGTGGCTGAAGGGCATCGGTGGCTTCGACCCAGCCGAGGCCTACGCCGCCGCGTTGAAGAACGCCACCGTGGTGCCGCCGGACCGCCATGTCGGCCGCAAGGGCATGGACCGTTCGACCTTCCGTGGCTATGCCAGCGCCGACGTGCATGAAGGCATGTCGTGGACGATGGAAGGCGCGTTGAACGATTTCGGCATCGCCAACATGGCCGACGCACTGGCCAGGCAGGCAACCAGCGCCGCCGCCCGCGAGCGCTACCGCACGGAAGGCGAGTACTTCCGCTATCGCGCGGCCGGCTACTCGACCCTGTTCGACCCGGCGGCCGGCTTCTTCCAGGGCCGCAAGGCCGATGGCAGCTGGCGCGTGGATGCCAAGGCGTACGACCCGCGCGTGTGGGGCTACGATTACACCGAATCCAACGGCTGGACCTTCGCCTTCACCGCCGCGCATGACGGCGAGGGCCTGGCCGCGCTGTACGGTGGCCGCGACAAG
Above is a genomic segment from Stenotrophomonas sp. ESTM1D_MKCIP4_1 containing:
- a CDS encoding GH92 family glycosyl hydrolase yields the protein MTLSDPRRALLPLALALACATPALPAMAQGLQTSFEAGEPAPATASGALQLQIGKGPAAPYAAKRNVGYSGLRALHYQTDGGSARRELFRTDLAIEADTTLSWLVLPEIVGKDTVASTYVSLDLRLDDGSRVSASSARDQHGIALGAQAQGDSKTLYPQQWARKAVRLGDVPALRGRRVVAIELEVASADGAPVSGWIDDVQLDAQPRNVPQRVSDWVLTTRGTQANGTFSRGNNFPATAVPHGFNFWTPVTDAGALNWLYRWNEQNDAQNRPQLQALALSHQPSPWMGDRQTFQVMPSASRGVPEADRGKRALSFDRTHERARPYRYDVRFDNGIAASLAPTDHAALFHFAFPEGGDANLLFDNVDARGGLTLDAATQTLSGYTDTRSGLSNGATRMFVVARFDKPWRSSGRIDTGRPTGYIKFDAGSDRQVTMRIATSLISIEQARHNLDLEIAAADTLDSVAGRAQDAWDARLARFDIGNASDDAKTTLYSSLYRLYLYPNSGHENAGTAAAPDWRYASQASAEDNNTDGSATRSFAPVRDGQVYVNNGFWDTFRTTWPAYALFTPDDAGKLVQGFIEQYRAGGWIARWSSPGYADLMVGTSSDVAFADAWLKGIGGFDPAEAYAAALKNATVVPPDRHVGRKGMDRSTFRGYASADVHEGMSWTMEGALNDFGIANMADALARQATSAAARERYRTEGEYFRYRAAGYSTLFDPAAGFFQGRKADGSWRVDAKAYDPRVWGYDYTESNGWTFAFTAAHDGEGLAALYGGRDKLAAKLDTFFSTPETADPALAGSYGGTIHEMTEARDVRMGMYAHSNQPAHHIPWMYLYAGQPWKTQQHVREILSRLYVGSEIGQGYPGDEDNGETSAWYVLASLGLYPLRMGAPEYVIGSPAFEHARVELQGGAVLTVNAANNSAQNVYVQSLKINGKPWTKTWVPHEVIAKGATLDFVMGPQPSRWGSGADDVPRSLTAAGKRPQMLHDLLGNGARAALADGRAVPALLDDDATTAVPLGAGAVIALTAVGEGAPTMYTLTSGDNAIRGGSWTLEARSSGGNWTVLDERSNETFDSPRQTRPFRIATPGQHAEYRLRLGAPGRLALAEIELLAPAPVRTR